Proteins co-encoded in one endosymbiont 'TC1' of Trimyema compressum genomic window:
- the gatC gene encoding Asp-tRNA(Asn)/Glu-tRNA(Gln) amidotransferase subunit GatC, with the protein MAIGRKEVEHVASLARLALTEDEKKAYEEELRDVITFMDKLEELDTEGIEPTIHVLDMNNVFRKDEIQESLPIDDVLKNAPDSEEGCFVVPSIL; encoded by the coding sequence ATGGCTATTGGAAGAAAAGAAGTTGAACATGTTGCTTCACTAGCAAGATTAGCATTAACTGAAGATGAAAAAAAAGCCTATGAAGAAGAATTAAGAGATGTGATTACTTTTATGGATAAGTTAGAGGAATTAGATACAGAGGGTATTGAACCTACAATTCATGTTCTTGATATGAACAATGTCTTTAGAAAAGATGAAATTCAGGAAAGTCTTCCTATAGATGATGTCTTAAAAAATGCACCCGATAGTGAAGAGGGCTGCTTTGTAGTACCTAGTATATTGTAG
- the ligA gene encoding NAD-dependent DNA ligase LigA: protein MTKKEAKEKNESLTKILNKANEDYYLYDMPTLADSEFDDYMHQLIELEKEYPEFLKDTSPTQKVGGAPLVLFSTYTHRYPLLSLSNAFSGEDLDSFNGRCEKTLEKTELQYIGELKIDGLSIALIYQKGKLVVGATRGDGFIGENVTHNVRMIKDIPLELPVPIDLEIRGEVYMDNDTFVKLNKERVEAGLAEFRNPRNGAAGSLRQLDSKETKKRHLSSFFYEITYLKGKDIETQEEALEYLESLGFSTNKDRLLGSIEEMIAFCETIVEKRGHLSYGIDGVVIKVNNIRDQIELGSTTKSPRWAIAYKFPPEQQITKVEDISISVGRTGVLTPVAELTPVLIGGSVVSRASLHNEDYIKEKDIRAGDYVVIQKAGDVIPEVVKVVLDRRQEDLVPFVFPTRCPVCNSPVIRIAGEAGHRCTGELYCPAQWVKGLIHFASREAVDIDGLGEKIVELFVNEKLISNPGDIYRLKKDDIEKLEGFREKSANNLVEAISKSKQRGLGPLLFAFGIPLVGNKSAKVLARYFRTMGALLKAKKEEFLNVEDVGEKMADSLVRFFSEERNRKIIEDLKNQGVMMEETFVLKGSIFKGKTIVLTGTLPHYDRKEMMKLIEDYGGKVSTSVSKKTDYVLAGSEAGSKLEKANKLGIEVLDEEGLLKLLNKEA from the coding sequence ATGACTAAAAAAGAGGCTAAAGAAAAAAATGAGTCTTTAACAAAAATATTGAATAAAGCCAATGAGGACTATTATCTTTATGATATGCCTACCCTTGCAGACAGCGAATTTGATGATTATATGCATCAATTAATAGAGTTAGAAAAGGAGTATCCAGAATTTTTAAAAGATACTTCCCCAACTCAAAAGGTAGGAGGGGCTCCTTTAGTTTTATTTTCCACATATACTCATCGTTATCCCTTGTTAAGTTTAAGTAATGCTTTTTCAGGAGAAGATTTAGATAGTTTTAATGGACGTTGTGAAAAGACTCTAGAAAAAACAGAGCTTCAATATATTGGAGAGTTGAAAATTGATGGATTGTCTATTGCTCTAATCTATCAGAAAGGAAAGTTAGTTGTTGGTGCAACGAGGGGCGATGGCTTTATTGGTGAAAATGTAACTCACAATGTAAGAATGATTAAGGATATTCCTTTAGAATTACCTGTTCCTATTGATTTAGAAATCAGAGGAGAAGTCTATATGGATAATGATACTTTTGTAAAGCTTAATAAAGAACGGGTAGAAGCCGGTTTAGCGGAATTTAGAAATCCCCGGAATGGAGCAGCAGGTTCTTTACGGCAACTAGATTCTAAGGAAACTAAAAAGCGTCACTTGTCTTCTTTCTTTTATGAAATAACATATCTTAAAGGTAAAGATATTGAAACTCAGGAAGAGGCTTTAGAATATTTAGAATCTTTAGGTTTTTCTACTAATAAGGATCGACTTTTAGGGTCAATTGAAGAAATGATTGCTTTCTGTGAAACTATTGTAGAAAAAAGAGGTCATCTTTCATATGGTATTGATGGCGTTGTTATAAAAGTAAATAATATTAGAGATCAAATTGAATTAGGTTCTACTACTAAAAGTCCACGCTGGGCAATTGCCTATAAATTTCCGCCAGAACAGCAAATTACAAAGGTTGAGGATATTTCTATTTCTGTTGGGCGTACAGGTGTATTAACGCCGGTGGCTGAATTAACCCCTGTTCTAATTGGCGGTTCAGTTGTCAGTAGAGCTTCCCTGCACAATGAGGACTATATAAAAGAAAAAGATATTAGAGCAGGTGACTACGTTGTTATTCAAAAAGCTGGTGATGTAATTCCGGAAGTAGTAAAAGTAGTATTGGATAGGCGACAAGAGGATTTAGTTCCTTTTGTTTTTCCTACTAGATGCCCAGTTTGTAATTCTCCTGTAATTCGCATTGCTGGAGAGGCCGGCCATCGTTGTACAGGTGAACTCTATTGTCCAGCCCAATGGGTTAAAGGATTAATTCATTTTGCTTCTAGAGAAGCCGTGGATATAGATGGATTGGGAGAAAAAATTGTCGAGTTATTCGTAAATGAGAAACTCATTAGTAATCCAGGCGATATCTATAGGTTGAAAAAAGATGATATAGAAAAATTAGAAGGTTTTAGGGAAAAATCAGCAAATAATTTAGTAGAAGCAATTAGTAAAAGCAAACAGAGAGGGTTAGGTCCATTATTGTTTGCTTTTGGAATCCCCTTAGTTGGTAATAAATCTGCTAAAGTACTGGCCAGATATTTTAGGACTATGGGTGCTCTTTTAAAAGCTAAAAAAGAAGAGTTCCTTAACGTAGAAGATGTAGGGGAAAAGATGGCTGATAGTCTAGTTAGGTTTTTCAGTGAAGAGCGCAATCGAAAAATTATTGAGGATTTAAAAAACCAAGGAGTAATGATGGAGGAAACCTTTGTTTTAAAAGGTAGCATATTTAAAGGAAAAACTATTGTCCTAACAGGAACCTTGCCTCATTATGATAGAAAAGAAATGATGAAACTCATTGAAGATTATGGTGGCAAAGTATCTACCAGCGTTTCAAAGAAAACGGACTATGTTTTAGCTGGCTCTGAAGCAGGCAGTAAATTAGAAAAAGCCAACAAACTTGGCATTGAAGTATTAGATGAAGAAGGATTACTAAAATTATTAAATAAGGAGGCGTAA
- the pcrA gene encoding DNA helicase PcrA: MEETMTELLMGLNERQKEAILHKEGPLLIIAGAGSGKTRVLTRRIAYLIAGGVSPYEVLAITFTNKAASEMKERIGELTSGFTSKALWVSTFHSMCNRILRQEIEALDYTVRFNIYDSSDQEALIKKVIKEQRIDDKKFTPRNLLYAISNCKNRMEDYLNVQKKASNFFKETVGQVYESYQKALKEANSLDFDDLLYLTVKLFKKYPDILEKYQERFKYISVDEYQDTNYVQFLLVKMLAGKYNNICVVGDPDQSIYGWRGADMNNILDFEKDYPNAKTIYLEQNYRSSETILTAANAVIKNNSDRKPKSLWTENKGGELICCYEATDESEEAIFVVREIDKIARKEKRPYSDFAVFYRTNAQSRIIEKSLARYGIPYKLYGGVSFFKRKEIKDIITYLQYLNNPADVIGFERIINTPKRGIGKATVDKIFAFARNQEITLEESLNRVDEYLSATTLTKVKGFIDLIRILKELVGNVSLTELTEVILKETGYLKALEVERTEEAKDRILNVQELLSETREFDLYDEEKTLEAFLANTALYSETDELNDDEKVTLITLHMAKGLEYKVIFITGMEEGIFPHYRAQGDPLEMEEERRLCYVGITRGEEKVYLTRAWQRNQFGITRGDYKSRFLDEIPEELLEFPHRTTTEKRDTFIRDPFEKAKGGGLTLGDHVFHSKFGEGMIVKVDGEGCDGVLSIAFTNLGVKKLIAKYAPIKKIK; encoded by the coding sequence ATGGAGGAAACAATGACAGAATTACTTATGGGATTAAATGAAAGACAAAAAGAAGCTATTTTACATAAAGAGGGTCCTCTTTTAATTATTGCAGGGGCAGGCTCTGGAAAAACAAGAGTACTCACTAGAAGGATTGCCTATTTAATTGCAGGAGGCGTTAGCCCTTATGAGGTTTTAGCTATTACTTTTACAAATAAAGCAGCCAGCGAAATGAAAGAGCGAATTGGGGAATTGACTAGTGGCTTTACAAGCAAGGCTTTATGGGTAAGTACTTTTCATAGTATGTGTAATAGAATCTTAAGACAAGAAATTGAAGCTTTAGATTATACAGTTCGTTTCAATATTTATGATAGTAGTGACCAAGAAGCTTTAATAAAAAAAGTAATTAAAGAACAGAGAATAGATGATAAAAAATTTACACCAAGAAATCTTTTGTATGCTATTAGTAATTGTAAAAATAGAATGGAAGACTATTTGAATGTGCAGAAGAAAGCCAGCAACTTTTTTAAAGAGACTGTAGGTCAAGTCTATGAAAGTTATCAAAAAGCTTTGAAAGAAGCAAATAGCCTAGATTTTGACGATTTACTCTATTTAACAGTTAAGCTTTTTAAAAAATATCCAGATATATTAGAAAAATACCAAGAACGCTTTAAGTATATTTCTGTAGATGAATACCAAGATACGAACTATGTTCAGTTTTTACTAGTCAAAATGTTAGCTGGGAAATATAATAATATTTGTGTAGTAGGGGATCCTGACCAATCTATTTATGGTTGGAGAGGTGCAGATATGAATAATATTTTAGATTTTGAAAAGGATTATCCCAATGCTAAGACTATTTACTTAGAACAAAACTATCGTTCAAGTGAAACTATTCTTACTGCTGCTAATGCAGTTATTAAAAATAATAGTGATCGCAAACCTAAATCATTGTGGACTGAAAATAAAGGTGGCGAATTAATTTGTTGTTATGAAGCAACAGACGAAAGTGAAGAAGCAATTTTTGTGGTCAGAGAAATTGATAAAATTGCTAGAAAAGAAAAAAGACCCTATAGTGACTTTGCCGTTTTTTACAGAACTAATGCTCAATCTAGAATTATTGAGAAAAGTTTAGCTCGCTATGGAATTCCTTATAAACTATATGGTGGTGTTAGTTTCTTTAAAAGAAAAGAAATTAAAGATATTATTACCTACCTTCAATATTTAAATAATCCAGCTGATGTCATTGGTTTTGAAAGAATAATCAATACTCCAAAACGCGGAATTGGAAAAGCTACTGTAGATAAAATATTTGCTTTTGCAAGAAATCAGGAAATTACCTTAGAAGAGAGTTTAAATCGTGTAGATGAATATCTTTCTGCTACAACACTAACAAAAGTAAAAGGCTTTATTGACCTGATTAGGATCTTAAAGGAGCTTGTAGGCAATGTTAGTTTAACTGAGCTCACTGAGGTTATTTTAAAGGAAACTGGTTATTTAAAAGCCCTTGAAGTCGAGAGAACAGAAGAAGCAAAAGATCGTATTTTAAATGTGCAAGAGCTTTTATCTGAAACCCGTGAATTTGATTTATATGATGAGGAAAAAACCTTAGAGGCTTTTCTGGCCAATACAGCTTTATATAGCGAAACAGATGAATTAAATGATGATGAAAAGGTAACTTTAATTACCCTTCACATGGCCAAAGGCCTTGAGTATAAAGTTATTTTTATCACGGGTATGGAAGAAGGTATCTTTCCGCATTATAGAGCCCAAGGAGATCCCCTTGAAATGGAAGAAGAAAGACGGTTGTGTTATGTAGGTATTACGAGAGGTGAGGAAAAAGTTTATTTAACTAGAGCTTGGCAGAGAAATCAATTTGGTATTACTAGAGGCGATTATAAGTCTAGGTTCTTAGACGAAATACCAGAAGAATTATTGGAATTTCCTCATAGAACAACAACAGAAAAAAGAGATACTTTTATTAGAGATCCATTTGAAAAAGCCAAAGGTGGTGGCCTTACTTTAGGTGATCATGTTTTCCATAGTAAATTTGGTGAAGGTATGATTGTAAAGGTTGATGGAGAAGGTTGCGATGGTGTCCTTTCAATTGCTTTTACCAACCTAGGTGTTAAGAAATTAATTGCCAAGTATGCACCCATTAAAAAAATCAAGTAG
- a CDS encoding helix-turn-helix transcriptional regulator — MRQLRLDRGHTQQSLAEKVGVAKPTIHLIEVGKYNPSLKVMKKICNELNATLEHLFGDESYIED; from the coding sequence ATGCGGCAGTTGAGACTTGACAGAGGTCACACACAACAATCCTTAGCTGAGAAAGTCGGTGTGGCTAAGCCAACGATTCACTTGATAGAAGTCGGTAAATATAATCCAAGTTTGAAAGTGATGAAAAAAATATGTAATGAGCTGAATGCAACTCTAGAGCATTTATTTGGTGACGAATCATATATTGAAGATTAA